One Haloplanus vescus DNA window includes the following coding sequences:
- a CDS encoding helix-turn-helix transcriptional regulator: protein MTGERPTAVVERRGDTLRALASGPASTTDVATRIDASRSTADRALRELSTAGFVTRSDEGYRLTTAGQAALDAHHRQARRIDGAAEAAALFDGVDLGFDVDPAVFEGARVVQARPHAPNRPVECVNALVADATHVSVYTGRVLSRYTRIYHDRLRDGMSGTFVAPERVFERQSALRADDWDPSAVRGRIARRYTDRDAPVTLVLAETPDGPAMGLVVFRDEAPRGFLGTDAPAATRWARALHERVWADADPD, encoded by the coding sequence ATGACTGGCGAGCGACCGACAGCCGTCGTCGAGCGCCGCGGCGACACGCTCCGAGCGCTCGCGTCGGGGCCGGCTTCGACGACTGACGTCGCGACGCGCATCGACGCCTCTCGGTCGACGGCGGACCGCGCGCTCCGCGAACTCTCGACGGCTGGCTTCGTGACGCGCTCCGACGAGGGGTATCGACTGACGACGGCGGGACAGGCCGCACTCGACGCCCACCACCGACAGGCTCGGCGAATCGACGGAGCCGCCGAGGCCGCCGCCCTGTTCGACGGGGTGGACCTCGGCTTCGACGTCGACCCGGCCGTATTCGAGGGTGCACGCGTGGTCCAAGCCCGGCCACACGCCCCGAACCGGCCGGTCGAGTGTGTCAACGCCCTCGTCGCCGACGCCACGCACGTCTCGGTGTACACGGGGCGCGTCCTCTCTCGGTACACGCGCATCTACCACGACCGGCTTCGTGACGGGATGTCGGGCACGTTCGTCGCCCCCGAACGCGTCTTCGAACGACAGAGCGCCCTCCGGGCCGACGATTGGGACCCGTCGGCCGTCCGTGGCCGCATCGCCCGGCGCTACACCGACCGCGACGCGCCCGTGACGCTGGTGCTCGCGGAGACGCCCGACGGCCCGGCGATGGGTCTGGTCGTCTTTCGCGACGAGGCTCCGCGGGGTTTTCTCGGCACCGACGCCCCGGCGGCGACGCGGTGGGCGCGCGCCCTCCACGAACGCGTGTGGGCCGACGCGGACCCGGACTAA
- a CDS encoding L-lactate permease, translating to MAAIDILVAVLPLVAIAYLMVGRFWPATRAMPIAWVVAIAAGYVGWGMSFQWIAAATINGFITAASILWIVFGAILLLYTLKRTGAFDAISQGFASISDDRRVQVVLLVFLMGSFIEGAAGFGTPAAIVGPLLVGLGFPPLAAVVVALTGNLMAITFGAVGTPLIIGMIDIFEDVEVISSAVAAQGLTVEAWVGEIAVWAASFHVVVGAILPFIGVAMMTRFFGEERSIKPALEVLPLCLFAWASFAAPYWATAYFLGPEFPGLIGAMVGLFITVSALKAGFFHPDDEWDFGPQSQWPEHWVGDIEPGESSDRDTQVAADGGTVQTMSLPRAWAPYALVAILLVVTRVVGPVTSFLQSTLVLQWQSILGTSLSGSLAVLYLPGAVFVAVHLLTIPLHGMSTEEIKGSWTETIEKVTPAVIALLFAVATVQIMLQSGTATNTDGMLIILSDAMANLAGGAYPFFASLVGALGAFLAGSNTVSDILFGTFQYGVADTIGFPHTILLGAQAVGGAIGNLIAVHNVVAALAVVGLVGEEGRVIRYELIPLAYYATMTGILTLLFGYVLFPGVF from the coding sequence ATGGCAGCTATAGACATCCTCGTCGCGGTGTTGCCGCTCGTGGCCATCGCGTATCTGATGGTCGGGCGGTTCTGGCCCGCGACGCGAGCGATGCCCATCGCGTGGGTCGTCGCCATCGCGGCCGGCTATGTCGGCTGGGGAATGTCCTTCCAATGGATTGCTGCAGCAACTATTAACGGCTTCATCACGGCTGCGAGCATCCTGTGGATCGTCTTCGGGGCGATCCTGTTGCTCTATACGCTCAAGCGCACTGGCGCGTTCGACGCCATCAGTCAGGGCTTCGCGTCGATCAGCGACGACCGACGCGTGCAGGTCGTCCTGCTCGTCTTCCTGATGGGGTCGTTCATCGAGGGGGCCGCCGGGTTCGGGACGCCGGCAGCCATCGTCGGTCCGCTGCTCGTCGGCCTCGGCTTCCCGCCGCTGGCCGCCGTCGTGGTCGCGCTTACCGGTAACCTGATGGCGATTACGTTCGGCGCCGTCGGGACACCGCTCATTATCGGGATGATCGACATCTTCGAGGACGTCGAAGTCATCTCCTCGGCCGTCGCGGCCCAGGGACTGACCGTGGAAGCGTGGGTCGGCGAAATCGCGGTGTGGGCCGCCTCCTTCCACGTCGTCGTCGGTGCCATCCTCCCGTTCATCGGCGTGGCGATGATGACGCGCTTCTTCGGTGAGGAGCGCTCCATCAAGCCCGCCCTCGAAGTGCTGCCGCTGTGCCTGTTCGCGTGGGCGTCCTTCGCCGCGCCCTACTGGGCGACGGCGTACTTCCTCGGGCCGGAGTTCCCGGGGCTCATCGGCGCCATGGTCGGGCTGTTCATCACGGTCAGTGCACTCAAGGCCGGCTTCTTCCACCCGGACGACGAGTGGGACTTCGGCCCGCAGTCGCAGTGGCCCGAACACTGGGTCGGCGACATCGAACCCGGTGAATCCTCGGACCGAGACACGCAGGTCGCCGCCGACGGCGGGACGGTCCAGACGATGTCCCTGCCGCGAGCGTGGGCGCCCTACGCCCTCGTGGCGATTCTCCTGGTCGTTACTCGCGTCGTCGGTCCGGTGACCTCGTTCCTGCAGTCGACGCTCGTCCTGCAGTGGCAGTCCATCCTCGGCACGTCGCTGTCCGGGTCGCTCGCGGTGCTGTACCTGCCCGGTGCGGTGTTCGTCGCCGTCCACCTCCTCACCATCCCGCTCCACGGGATGTCCACTGAGGAAATCAAGGGCTCGTGGACCGAAACCATCGAGAAGGTGACGCCCGCCGTCATCGCCCTGCTGTTCGCAGTCGCGACGGTCCAGATTATGCTTCAGTCGGGGACCGCCACGAACACCGACGGGATGCTCATCATCCTCTCGGACGCCATGGCGAACCTCGCTGGCGGGGCCTACCCCTTCTTCGCGTCGCTCGTCGGCGCGCTCGGGGCGTTCCTCGCCGGGTCGAACACCGTCTCCGACATCCTGTTCGGGACGTTCCAGTACGGCGTTGCTGACACGATTGGCTTCCCGCACACCATCCTGCTCGGCGCGCAGGCCGTCGGTGGTGCCATCGGGAACCTCATCGCCGTTCACAACGTCGTCGCAGCGCTCGCCGTCGTCGGTCTCGTCGGCGAGGAGGGTCGGGTTATCCGCTACGAACTCATCCCGCTCGCGTACTACGCGACGATGACGGGTATCCTGACGCTCCTGTTCGGGTACGTCCTCTTCCCCGGCGTGTTCTAG
- a CDS encoding Nramp family divalent metal transporter, translating into MAEDATDAPPDDGDDGPVYASEVEGRQYRGTWYCPLPYDDLDRAPETDDYPDRGSGGAFRLAELPRVPRLRDVVGPSAIMLGASLGSGETLFWPGLIARHGWGLYWAFVVGILTQFVVNTELQRWTLATGESVFRSYVRVHRAWPWAFLLAGLLSLGWPGWAAGAAQVVATAAGLAGSTLLGLPAWKPLAVGLLLVVWLSYQVSSVAYNAVEAVQVGLLLVALVTALSLAVVSGAILELDSIPTAVAGIGTLPAQMDVAVFLGGLAFAGAGGYLNLSQSLWVREKGYGMGNYQGRVRNPLSGDDPEPIRPDGFTFRPTRLNLKRWRGWWRVTRAEHFLTFVVGLLGVATVLMAVAHRHAPGTSTNALEMWLGEIAPALGGLGGVLVFVLLFVALFTTEYAIVESFVRNSADAIYETFARDAGWDLSRLFWWLLTAFTLWGVVIIVLFTTPLGTQGPFFLLVVGAALSGMMMWPYTILTLLVNTERLPEHLQPSWGRVVAMWWAAGFYGFFSVLLLGETATMVGLDALDTAVTVAGSAPGGYVIWIGYALVQGYAVVRSVRAKRTASGTVDALSALD; encoded by the coding sequence GTGGCTGAGGACGCGACCGACGCCCCGCCCGACGACGGCGACGACGGCCCCGTGTACGCGTCCGAAGTCGAGGGGCGCCAGTACCGCGGGACGTGGTACTGCCCGCTCCCGTACGACGACCTCGACCGCGCGCCAGAGACCGACGACTACCCCGACCGAGGCTCTGGTGGTGCCTTCCGGCTGGCAGAACTCCCCCGCGTCCCCCGCCTCAGGGACGTTGTCGGCCCGAGCGCCATCATGCTCGGTGCCTCGCTCGGGAGCGGCGAGACGCTGTTCTGGCCCGGACTCATCGCGCGTCACGGCTGGGGCCTCTACTGGGCGTTCGTCGTCGGCATCCTCACCCAGTTCGTCGTCAACACCGAACTCCAGCGGTGGACGCTCGCCACCGGCGAGAGCGTCTTCCGCTCCTACGTTCGAGTTCATCGCGCGTGGCCGTGGGCGTTCCTCCTCGCCGGCCTCCTGAGTCTCGGGTGGCCCGGCTGGGCCGCCGGCGCCGCACAGGTCGTCGCCACCGCGGCCGGCCTCGCGGGGTCGACGCTCCTCGGTCTTCCCGCGTGGAAGCCCCTCGCTGTCGGCCTCCTCCTCGTCGTCTGGCTCTCGTACCAGGTATCGTCAGTCGCGTACAACGCGGTTGAGGCGGTGCAGGTCGGCCTCCTCCTCGTTGCCCTCGTGACTGCCCTCTCCCTCGCCGTCGTCAGCGGTGCTATCCTCGAACTCGACTCCATCCCAACGGCCGTCGCCGGTATCGGGACGCTCCCGGCGCAGATGGACGTAGCCGTCTTCCTTGGCGGCCTCGCGTTCGCTGGCGCCGGTGGGTATCTGAATCTTTCGCAGAGTCTCTGGGTGCGCGAGAAGGGGTACGGCATGGGCAACTATCAGGGCCGCGTCCGCAACCCGCTGAGCGGGGACGACCCCGAACCCATCCGCCCTGATGGCTTCACCTTCCGCCCGACGCGACTGAACCTGAAACGGTGGCGTGGCTGGTGGCGCGTCACCCGGGCCGAGCACTTCCTCACCTTCGTCGTCGGCCTCCTCGGCGTCGCGACGGTGCTCATGGCCGTCGCCCACCGCCACGCACCGGGCACGTCGACGAACGCCCTCGAAATGTGGCTCGGTGAAATCGCTCCTGCGCTCGGCGGCTTGGGTGGCGTCCTCGTGTTCGTCCTCCTCTTCGTCGCGCTGTTCACCACCGAGTATGCCATCGTCGAGTCTTTCGTCCGGAACTCCGCCGACGCCATCTACGAGACGTTCGCCCGCGACGCCGGCTGGGACCTCTCCCGACTGTTCTGGTGGCTGCTCACCGCCTTCACGCTCTGGGGCGTCGTCATCATCGTCCTGTTCACCACGCCACTCGGCACCCAAGGCCCCTTCTTCTTGCTCGTCGTCGGTGCCGCCCTCTCCGGGATGATGATGTGGCCCTACACCATCCTGACGCTCTTGGTCAACACCGAACGCCTGCCCGAACACCTCCAGCCAAGTTGGGGTCGCGTCGTCGCCATGTGGTGGGCAGCGGGTTTCTACGGGTTCTTCAGCGTCCTCTTACTCGGCGAGACAGCCACGATGGTCGGTCTCGATGCCCTCGACACGGCGGTCACCGTCGCCGGGAGCGCGCCCGGGGGGTACGTCATCTGGATCGGCTACGCGCTCGTCCAAGGCTACGCCGTCGTCCGCTCCGTCCGCGCCAAGCGGACCGCATCGGGCACCGTCGACGCCCTGAGTGCGCTCGATTAA
- a CDS encoding FAD-binding and (Fe-S)-binding domain-containing protein, protein MATRGDPADDPSQAGDYDYRSDDVDRPGMVDDLDRLIDGDVRFDDYSRQLYATDASAYEMTPIGVVIPASTADVAAVVEYCAEREIPVLPRGGGTSLAGQTVNEAVVLDFSKEMTDVVETDPESRRARAQPGVKLEDLNAELAPHGLKFAPDPAWGDKSVLGGAIGNNSTGSHSLKYGKTDAYVEEVEVVLADGTVTTFGEVSLDELRAEADPDGDLEERFYAEVNRIVEEDADEVREQYPDLKRNVSGYNLDRLVDEAETGSVNLARLLAGSEGTLAVITEATVSLEPVPETKAIGLLTYDDLLDAMADVAPILEHDPAAVEVMDDVLLDLARDTAEFADVVGMLPENTDSVLLVEFYAESDEDGRQKVADLIADRVPDGTAAADPSEGAADVTDAPPRARAAMEAHDAETREKFWKMRKAGLPILLGRTSDAKHIAFIEDTAIPPENLPDYVADFQAILDDHDTFASYYAHAGPGVLHIRPLVNTKTVEGIEQMESIADAATDLVVKYNGSVSGEHGDGRARTQWNRKLYGERLWQSFRDLKSAVDPDWLLNPGNICGDVDMTENLRFDADYDFDAGFESELDWDNENGMQGMVELCHGCGGCRGPQETTGGVMCPTYRASQEEITATRGRANLLRQAMSGDLDHEATDVEFMHEVLDLCIGCKGCSKDCPSEVDLAKLKAEVTHEHHQRHGSSLRDRLFANIDALNAVGSALAPLSNWLAKVPGARTLMEKTVGIASDRSLPEFHRESLVDWFESRGGAQVSAATADRRVLLFPDTYTTYNAPDAGKAAVRVLEAANVHVQIPDDVTGSGRPPFSKGFLDQARDQARTNVDALAPRVRDGWDVVVVEPSDAVMLQSDYRDLLTGDDVDAVAANTYGVMEYLDSFQLDEALSTETPAETLTYHGHCHQKSTRKDHHAVGVLRRAGYAVDPLDSGCCGMAGSFGYEAEHYSMSQAIGDVLFDQVEESDGDRVVAPGASCRTQLGDEYDEKPPTPVEALAAALD, encoded by the coding sequence ATGGCAACGAGAGGCGACCCCGCGGACGATCCGTCGCAGGCGGGCGATTACGACTACCGAAGTGACGACGTCGACCGACCCGGAATGGTCGACGACCTCGACCGCCTGATCGACGGTGACGTGCGGTTCGACGACTATTCTCGCCAACTGTACGCGACCGACGCGAGTGCCTACGAGATGACGCCCATCGGCGTCGTCATCCCCGCGTCGACGGCCGACGTGGCCGCCGTCGTCGAGTACTGCGCCGAGCGCGAGATACCCGTCCTCCCACGCGGCGGCGGGACGAGTCTCGCCGGCCAGACCGTCAACGAGGCGGTCGTCCTCGACTTCTCGAAGGAGATGACCGACGTGGTGGAGACCGACCCCGAGTCTCGGCGCGCCCGCGCCCAACCCGGCGTGAAACTCGAGGACCTCAACGCCGAACTCGCCCCGCACGGGCTGAAATTCGCACCCGACCCCGCGTGGGGCGACAAGAGCGTCCTCGGCGGTGCCATCGGCAACAACTCGACCGGGTCACACTCCCTGAAGTACGGCAAGACCGACGCCTACGTCGAAGAGGTCGAAGTCGTCCTCGCGGACGGGACGGTGACGACGTTCGGCGAGGTGAGTCTCGACGAACTCCGCGCCGAGGCCGACCCGGACGGCGACCTGGAAGAACGCTTCTACGCCGAAGTGAACCGCATCGTCGAGGAAGACGCCGACGAGGTTCGCGAGCAGTATCCCGACCTGAAGCGCAACGTCTCGGGGTACAATCTGGACCGCCTCGTCGACGAGGCGGAGACGGGGTCGGTCAACCTCGCGCGCCTCCTCGCGGGGAGCGAGGGAACGCTCGCGGTCATCACCGAGGCGACCGTCTCGCTCGAACCCGTCCCCGAGACGAAGGCCATCGGCCTCCTGACCTACGACGACCTACTCGACGCGATGGCGGACGTAGCGCCCATCCTCGAACACGACCCCGCCGCAGTCGAGGTGATGGACGACGTGTTGCTCGACCTAGCGCGGGACACGGCAGAGTTCGCGGACGTAGTGGGGATGCTCCCCGAGAACACGGATTCGGTCCTCCTCGTGGAGTTCTACGCCGAGAGCGACGAGGACGGCCGCCAGAAGGTCGCTGACCTCATCGCCGACCGAGTGCCGGACGGTACTGCCGCGGCCGACCCGAGCGAGGGCGCCGCCGACGTGACCGATGCCCCGCCGCGCGCCCGGGCGGCGATGGAGGCCCACGACGCCGAGACGAGGGAGAAGTTCTGGAAGATGCGGAAGGCGGGCCTCCCCATCCTGCTCGGCCGCACGAGCGACGCGAAACACATCGCGTTCATCGAGGACACCGCCATCCCGCCGGAGAACCTCCCCGACTACGTCGCCGACTTCCAGGCGATTCTCGACGACCACGACACCTTCGCGAGTTACTACGCCCACGCCGGGCCGGGCGTCCTCCACATCCGCCCGCTGGTCAACACCAAGACGGTGGAGGGCATCGAGCAGATGGAGTCCATCGCCGACGCCGCAACGGACCTCGTGGTGAAATACAACGGCTCCGTCTCGGGCGAACACGGCGACGGTCGGGCGCGCACCCAGTGGAACCGGAAACTGTACGGCGAGCGCCTCTGGCAGTCGTTCCGCGACCTGAAGAGCGCGGTCGACCCCGACTGGCTCCTGAATCCGGGCAACATCTGTGGCGACGTGGACATGACCGAGAACCTGCGGTTCGATGCCGACTACGACTTCGACGCCGGCTTCGAGTCCGAACTCGACTGGGACAACGAGAACGGCATGCAGGGCATGGTCGAACTCTGTCACGGCTGTGGGGGCTGTCGCGGCCCGCAGGAGACCACCGGCGGCGTCATGTGCCCGACCTACCGCGCGAGTCAGGAGGAGATTACCGCCACCCGCGGTCGAGCGAACCTGCTCCGGCAGGCGATGAGCGGCGACCTCGACCACGAAGCGACGGACGTGGAGTTCATGCACGAGGTGCTCGACCTCTGTATCGGCTGCAAGGGTTGTTCGAAGGACTGCCCGAGCGAAGTCGACCTCGCGAAACTGAAAGCCGAAGTGACCCACGAACACCACCAGCGCCACGGCTCCAGCCTCCGTGACCGCCTGTTCGCGAACATCGACGCGCTGAACGCCGTGGGCTCCGCGCTCGCTCCCCTCTCGAACTGGCTGGCGAAGGTGCCCGGCGCCCGCACGCTCATGGAGAAGACAGTCGGTATCGCGAGCGACCGGTCGCTCCCCGAGTTCCACCGCGAGTCGCTCGTCGACTGGTTCGAGAGTCGAGGCGGTGCGCAGGTGAGCGCCGCAACGGCGGACCGTCGCGTCCTCCTCTTCCCCGACACGTACACGACGTACAACGCGCCGGACGCGGGGAAGGCCGCGGTCCGCGTCCTCGAAGCCGCGAACGTCCACGTCCAGATTCCGGACGACGTGACCGGCAGCGGTCGCCCCCCGTTCTCGAAGGGCTTTCTCGACCAGGCGCGCGACCAAGCGCGGACGAACGTCGACGCCCTCGCGCCCCGCGTCCGCGACGGCTGGGACGTTGTCGTCGTCGAACCGTCCGACGCGGTTATGCTGCAATCCGATTACCGGGACCTGCTCACCGGCGACGACGTGGACGCGGTGGCCGCCAACACCTACGGCGTCATGGAGTATCTCGACTCCTTCCAGCTTGACGAAGCCCTCTCAACCGAGACGCCGGCCGAGACGCTGACCTACCACGGCCACTGCCACCAGAAGTCGACGCGGAAAGACCACCACGCCGTCGGCGTGTTGCGCCGCGCCGGCTACGCGGTCGACCCCCTCGATTCCGGCTGCTGTGGCATGGCCGGCTCCTTCGGCTACGAGGCCGAACACTACTCGATGAGTCAGGCCATCGGCGACGTGCTCTTCGACCAAGTCGAGGAGAGCGACGGCGACCGGGTCGTCGCCCCGGGCGCCTCCTGTCGCACCCAGCTCGGCGACGAGTACGACGAGAAGCCGCCGACGCCGGTCGAAGCACTCGCGGCCGCGCTGGATTAG
- a CDS encoding LUD domain-containing protein: MATTTTNPTLSAFEESLAALDVELTRTTVDDFAATLDDIVRDPAVGVPLPFDVDYPDSVTVDPTPAAVERATTGVTPASYGIANYGSVVLPSTDSGAELVSLYPELHVPVVHADDILPDLPSALDRFGDAARDDDLSAIVATGPSATADMGDLVLGAHGPKAVHVVMLDE; the protein is encoded by the coding sequence ATGGCAACGACGACCACGAACCCGACGCTCTCGGCGTTCGAGGAGTCCCTCGCGGCCCTCGATGTCGAACTCACCCGGACGACGGTCGACGATTTCGCCGCGACGCTCGACGATATCGTCCGCGACCCCGCCGTCGGCGTCCCCCTCCCCTTCGACGTCGACTACCCCGACAGCGTGACCGTGGACCCAACGCCCGCGGCCGTCGAACGGGCGACGACGGGTGTGACGCCCGCCTCCTACGGCATCGCCAACTACGGCAGCGTCGTCCTGCCCTCTACTGACTCGGGCGCCGAACTCGTCAGCCTCTATCCCGAACTCCACGTCCCCGTCGTCCACGCGGACGATATCCTGCCCGACCTGCCGTCCGCGCTCGACCGATTCGGGGACGCCGCTCGCGACGACGACCTGAGCGCCATCGTCGCCACCGGGCCGAGCGCCACCGCCGACATGGGTGACCTCGTCCTCGGAGCGCACGGCCCGAAGGCGGTCCACGTGGTGATGCTCGATGAGTAA
- a CDS encoding helix-turn-helix transcriptional regulator — protein MGEQGERPRNTDGQYADRIPPEAVLDVFDDREDMARPLTAGDVMDALDCSRRTAHNKLSTLVDRGTLETRKVGARSRVWWVPMPRGPESRTDERPLPVTNAIQDASLPGSGPTLEARREALSAAYDYLAANPEAKKADFLRDVYHDHPAGYESPEAWWNALHPALKDLPGVDPPAERGHLWHFLGGD, from the coding sequence ATGGGTGAACAGGGCGAACGACCGCGGAATACCGACGGACAGTACGCCGACCGCATCCCACCCGAGGCCGTACTCGACGTGTTCGACGACCGAGAGGACATGGCTCGCCCACTCACCGCGGGCGACGTGATGGACGCGCTGGACTGTTCGCGGCGGACCGCCCACAACAAACTCTCGACGCTGGTCGACCGCGGGACGTTGGAGACCCGGAAGGTCGGCGCGCGGAGTCGCGTCTGGTGGGTCCCGATGCCGCGCGGCCCGGAGTCTCGGACCGACGAGCGTCCGCTTCCGGTCACGAACGCCATTCAGGATGCGAGCCTCCCGGGGAGTGGACCAACGCTCGAGGCGCGGCGTGAGGCGCTATCGGCCGCCTACGACTACCTCGCGGCTAACCCCGAGGCGAAGAAGGCCGATTTCCTGCGCGACGTCTATCACGACCATCCGGCGGGGTACGAGTCCCCCGAAGCGTGGTGGAACGCGCTGCATCCGGCGCTGAAGGACCTCCCCGGCGTCGACCCGCCAGCCGAGCGCGGCCACCTCTGGCACTTCCTCGGGGGTGATTGA